One segment of Panulirus ornatus isolate Po-2019 chromosome 2, ASM3632096v1, whole genome shotgun sequence DNA contains the following:
- the LOC139752944 gene encoding uncharacterized protein encodes MRLLLLIALMGVSIAENVPSSAYGAPNGGFTNGFGASNGARGNGFGAAPSNGYGAPPSSAYGAPNGGYGQPDELTALLENIPGGGVPGEDYPVLASVPDTGFSCDAQAVPGYYANTAPEAGCQVFHICQDRALSRQQDSFLCPNGTIFNQQYLVCDWWFNVDCSQAESFYSVNELIGVVPNGGYGYGPATNGNGNGRNGNGNGRNGYGSNGNGINGGNGNGASSPLSQSYGAPTAPSNTYGAPF; translated from the exons ATGAGGCTTCTTCTGTTGATTG CCTTAATGGGCGTTTCCATCGCTGAGAACGTGCCATCCAGCGCCTACGGAGCTCCCAACGGTGGTTTCACTAACGGATTCGGTGCTTCAAATGGAGCCCGAGGCAATGGTTTTGGAGCTGCCCCGAGCAACGGATACGGAGCTCCGCCAAGCAGTGCGTACGGCGCCCCGAATGGCGGCTATGGACAGCCTGACGAACTGACTGCTCTGCTCGAGAACATTCCCGGTGGTGGCGTCCCCGGCGAAGATTACCCGGTCTTGGCTTCTGTACCAGATACTGGCTTCTCCTGTGACGCCCAGGCAGTACCTGGCTATTACGCCAATACCGCCCCTGAGGCCGGCTGCCAGGTCTTCCACATTTGCCAGGATCGTGCCCTCAGTCGTCAACAGGACTCCTTCCTGTGCCCCAACGGTACCATCTTCAACCAGCAGTACCTGGTGTGCGACTGGTGGTTCAACGTGGACTGTTCTCAGGCTGAGAGCTTCTACTCCGTCAATGAACTCATCGGCGTCGTGCCCAATGGTGGCTACGGTTATGGTCCCGCCACTAACGGTAACGGAAATGGAAGGAACGGTAATGGAAATGGAAGGAACGGGTATGGTTCAAATGGAAACGGAATAAACGGCGGCAACGGCAACGGTGCTTCCAGTCCGCTATCCCAGTCATATGGTgcccccaccgctccctccaacACTTACGGCGCTCCTTTCTAA
- the LOC139752942 gene encoding uncharacterized protein, which produces MKLLLLIALMGVSIAENVPSSAYGAPNGGFTNGFGASNGAQGNGFGAAPSNGYGAPPSSAYGAPNGGYGQPDELTALLENIPGGGVPGEDYPVLASVPDTGFSCDAQAVPGYYADTAPEAGCQVFHICQDRALSRQQDSFLCPNGTIFNQQYLVCDWWFNVDCSQAESFYSVNELIGVVPNGGYGYGPATNGNGNGRNGNGNGRNGYGSNGNGINGGNGNGASGPPSQSYGAPTAPSNTYGAPF; this is translated from the exons ATGAAGCTTCTTCTGTTGATTG CCTTAATGGGCGTTTCCATCGCTGAGAACGTGCCATCCAGCGCCTACGGAGCTCCCAACGGTGGTTTCACTAACGGATTCGGTGCTTCAAATGGGGCCCAAGGCAATGGTTTTGGAGCTGCCCCGAGCAACGGATACGGAGCTCCGCCAAGCAGTGCGTACGGCGCCCCGAATGGCGGCTATGGACAGCCTGACGAACTGACTGCTCTGCTAGAGAACATTCCCGGTGGTGGCGTCCCCGGCGAAGATTATCCGGTCTTGGCTTCTGTACCAGATACTGGCTTCTCCTGTGACGCCCAGGCAGTACCTGGCTATTACGCCGATACCGCCCCTGAGGCCGGCTGCCAGGTCTTCCACATTTGCCAGGATCGTGCTCTCAGTCGTCAGCAGGACTCCTTCCTGTGCCCCAACGGTACCATCTTCAACCAGCAGTACCTGGTGTGCGACTGGTGGTTCAACGTGGACTGTTCTCAGGCTGAGAGCTTCTACTCCGTCAATGAACTCATCGGCGTCGTGCCCAATGGTGGCTACGGTTATGGTCCCGCCACTAACGGTAACGGAAATGGAAGGAACGGTAATGGAAATGGAAGGAACGGGTATGGTTCAAATGGAAACGGAATAAACGGCGGCAACGGCAACGGTGCTTCCGGTCCGCCATCCCAGTCATATGGTgcccccaccgctccctccaacACTTACGGCGCTCCTTTCTAA
- the LOC139752934 gene encoding uncharacterized protein, which produces MKLLLLIALMGVSIAENVPSSGYGAPNGGFTNGFGGSNGARGNGFGAAPSNGYGAPPSSAYGAPNGGYGQPDELTALLENIPGGGVPGEDYPVLASVPDTGFSCDAQAVPGYYADTAPEAGCQVFHICQDRVLSRQQDSFLCPNGTIFNQQYLVCDWWFNVDCSQAESFYSVNELIGVVPNGGYGYGPATNGNGNGRNGNGNGRNGYGSNGNGINGGNGNGASGPPSQSYGAPTAPSNTYGAPF; this is translated from the exons ATGAAGCTTCTTCTGTTGATTG CCTTAATGGGCGTTTCCATCGCTGAGAACGTGCCGTCCAGCGGCTACGGAGCTCCCAACGGTGGCTTCACCAACGGATTCGGTGGTTCTAATGGAGCCCGAGGCAATGGTTTTGGAGCTGCCCCGAGCAACGGATACGGAGCTCCGCCAAGCAGTGCGTACGGCGCCCCGAATGGCGGCTATGGACAGCCTGACGAACTGACTGCTCTGCTAGAGAACATTCCCGGTGGTGGCGTCCCCGGCGAAGATTACCCGGTCTTGGCTTCTGTACCAGATACTGGCTTCTCCTGTGACGCCCAGGCAGTACCTGGCTATTACGCCGATACCGCCCCTGAGGCCGGCTGCCAGGTCTTCCACATTTGCCAGGATCGTGTCCTCAGTCGTCAGCAGGACTCCTTCCTGTGCCCCAACGGTACCATCTTCAACCAGCAGTACCTGGTGTGCGACTGGTGGTTCAACGTGGACTGTTCTCAGGCTGAGAGCTTCTACTCCGTCAATGAACTCATCGGCGTCGTGCCCAATGGTGGCTACGGTTATGGTCCCGCCACTAACGGTAACGGAAATGGAAGGAACGGTAATGGAAATGGAAGGAACGGGTATGGTTCAAATGGAAACGGAATAAACGGCGGCAACGGCAACGGTGCTTCCGGTCCGCCATCCCAGTCATATGGTgcccccaccgctccctccaacACTTACGGCGCTCCTTTCTAA
- the LOC139752930 gene encoding uncharacterized protein: MRLLLLIALMGVSIAENVPSSGYGAPNGGFTNGFGGSNGARDIGFGAAPSNGYGAPPSSAYGAPNGGYGQPDELTALLENIPGGGVPGEDYPVLASVPDTGFSCDAQAVPGYYADTAPEAGCQVFHICQDRALSRQQDSFLCPNGTIFNQQYLVCDWWFNVDCSQAESFYSVNELIGVVPNGGYGYGPATNGNGNGRNGNGNGRNGYGSNGNGINGGNGNGASSPPSQSYGAPTAPSNTYGAPF, encoded by the exons ATGAGGCTTCTTCTGTTGATTG CCTTAATGGGCGTTTCCATCGCTGAGAACGTGCCATCCAGCGGCTACGGAGCTCCCAACGGTGGTTTCACCAACGGATTCGGTGGTTCTAATGGAGCCCGAGACATTGGTTTTGGAGCTGCCCCGAGCAACGGATACGGAGCTCCGCCAAGCAGTGCGTACGGCGCCCCGAATGGCGGCTATGGACAGCCTGACGAACTGACTGCTCTGCTAGAGAACATTCCCGGAGGTGGCGTCCCCGGCGAAGATTACCCGGTCTTGGCTTCTGTACCAGATACTGGCTTCTCCTGTGACGCCCAGGCAGTACCTGGCTATTACGCCGATACCGCCCCTGAGGCCGGCTGCCAGGTCTTCCACATTTGCCAGGATCGTGCTCTCAGTCGTCAACAGGACTCCTTCCTGTGCCCCAACGGTACCATCTTCAACCAGCAGTACCTGGTGTGCGACTGGTGGTTCAACGTGGACTGTTCTCAGGCTGAGAGCTTCTACTCCGTCAATGAACTCATCGGCGTCGTGCCCAATGGTGGCTACGGTTATGGTCCCGCCACTAACGGTAACGGAAATGGAAGGAACGGTAATGGAAATGGAAGGAACGGGTATGGTTCAAATGGAAACGGAATAAACGGCGGCAACGGCAACGGTGCTTCCAGTCCGCCATCCCAGTCATATGGTgcccccaccgctccctccaacACTTACGGCGCTCCTTTCTAA